In one Brevibacillus composti genomic region, the following are encoded:
- a CDS encoding MFS transporter has product MTETESLWTKNFIILALANFLLFVAFQMLIPTLPLFVTQRGGDQVAVGLVISIFTVSALLIRPFAGKALDSIGRKPVLLGGLFIFFLSVSGYYWMATVALVLLVRFVHGIGWGIATTAFGTIASDLIPARRRGEGMGYFGMFGNLAMALGPMFGLWLVSDIGYGWMFAISAILTIAALLMTRLVGIREPDQAQPASKQAESRMPRTQGQSTAAPAAKSGSLMGDLVEQKALFPSLLALYIGITYGGIVSFITLFGKEAGIGQVGLFFLFNAVFLMAVRPFAGKLFDRKGHVWVLIPGALLAGVGLLVLSYISTAAGLAAAAALFGAGFGAVQPSLQAWTINRVPPHRRGAANGTFFSAFDLGIGLGAMLLGAVAKVTGFSLMYRYSALIIALFLLSYLIYLARGGDSRENQEERQSA; this is encoded by the coding sequence ATGACCGAAACAGAGTCCCTTTGGACGAAAAATTTTATTATCCTGGCGTTAGCCAACTTTCTTTTATTTGTCGCCTTCCAGATGTTGATCCCGACTCTGCCGCTGTTTGTGACGCAGCGCGGAGGCGATCAGGTCGCGGTCGGCCTGGTCATCAGCATCTTTACGGTATCTGCGCTCCTGATCCGTCCCTTCGCCGGAAAAGCGCTGGATTCCATCGGCAGGAAACCGGTTCTCCTGGGAGGCCTCTTTATCTTTTTCCTGTCCGTTTCCGGGTACTACTGGATGGCTACGGTCGCATTGGTTTTACTGGTGCGCTTTGTTCATGGAATAGGCTGGGGGATTGCGACGACCGCCTTCGGAACCATCGCGTCTGACTTGATTCCGGCCAGACGGCGGGGAGAGGGTATGGGCTATTTCGGGATGTTCGGCAATCTGGCGATGGCGCTTGGCCCGATGTTCGGATTATGGCTGGTGAGCGACATCGGGTACGGCTGGATGTTTGCGATTTCTGCCATCCTGACGATCGCGGCATTGCTGATGACCAGATTGGTAGGAATCAGAGAGCCGGATCAGGCGCAGCCTGCAAGCAAGCAGGCGGAGTCTCGGATGCCCCGGACGCAGGGTCAATCGACAGCCGCCCCCGCAGCCAAATCCGGTTCGCTCATGGGCGATCTGGTGGAGCAAAAGGCGCTTTTTCCGTCTCTGTTGGCCCTGTATATCGGCATCACGTACGGAGGGATCGTCAGTTTCATCACGCTTTTTGGCAAAGAGGCAGGGATTGGGCAGGTAGGGCTGTTCTTTCTGTTCAATGCCGTCTTCCTGATGGCGGTGCGCCCTTTTGCCGGGAAATTGTTTGACCGAAAAGGGCATGTCTGGGTGCTGATCCCCGGCGCATTGCTGGCGGGAGTCGGCCTCCTGGTGCTGTCCTACATTTCGACGGCAGCGGGTCTGGCAGCAGCGGCCGCTTTGTTCGGCGCGGGATTCGGCGCGGTTCAGCCCTCCTTGCAGGCGTGGACCATTAACCGGGTGCCGCCGCACCGGCGCGGGGCCGCGAACGGGACTTTCTTTTCCGCCTTCGATCTGGGAATCGGCTTGGGAGCCATGCTGCTCGGGGCCGTAGCCAAAGTGACGGGCTTCTCCCTGATGTATCGGTACTCGGCTCTGATTATCGCGCTCTTTCTGCTCAGCTATCTCATCTATTTGGCGCGAGGCGGGGACAGCCGGGAAAACCAAGAAGAGAGACAATCTGCCTGA
- the gyrA gene encoding DNA gyrase subunit A has translation MAEETARFPKVDISHEMKESFLSYAMSVIVSRALPDVRDGLKPVHRRILYAMHDMGLTPDKAFRKSANVVGEVMANYHPHGDSAIYETMVRMAQDFNMRYLLVEGQGNFGSVDGDPAAAMRYTESRLSKLALELLRDIDKETVNFAPNYDGRKEEPVVLPSRFPNLLVNGSAGIAVGMATNIPPHNLTEVIDGVVAMIDNPNITLQEIMKIIKGPDFPTAGEILGYSGIRRAYETGRGSIVMRAKTLIEEEKGKPRIIVTELPYQVNKARLVEKIAELVREKKLDGITDLRDESDRKGMRIVIELRRDVVPKVVLNNLFKHTQMQSTFGVNMLALVDNRPRVLNLRDMLYYYLQHQREIIRRRTEYDLKQAEARAHILEGLRIALDHIDEIISLIRSSQTTEEARDGLMTRYGLSYEQAQAILDMRLQRLTGLEREKIENEYQELMVKIAELRAILADEGKIYAIIREELEEIKERFGDDRRTVITFDEESIEDADLIPEEDVVITLTHDGYIKRLPVATYRSQKRGGRGIQGIGTKDDDFVEHLYITNSHDHIMFFTSKGKVYRLKGYEIPDLSRTAKGTPIINLIQIEKGERVSAVIPVKEFSEDRYLFFATKKGIIKKTELAAYANIRRGGLFAVNLREDDELIAVRLTDGHQEIIMGTRNGMSVRFKESDVRTMGRSATGVKGISLDEDDDVIDMDVIKPGAEVLIVTANGYGKRTPVEEYRLQSRGGKGIKTHNVTERSGHVVGLKVVEPEEDLMIITTSGIIIRTEMKGISVMGRYTQGVKLIRLAENEQVGSVAKVPPSDEDDHQEEGPDDSESSEHPDTEAKVPGADADENTAPADEGNEPEEENE, from the coding sequence ATGGCTGAAGAAACAGCTCGGTTTCCCAAAGTTGACATTAGTCATGAGATGAAAGAATCATTCCTTAGCTATGCGATGAGCGTCATTGTCAGCCGGGCGCTGCCGGATGTCCGAGACGGACTGAAGCCGGTTCATCGGCGTATTTTGTATGCCATGCACGACATGGGGCTGACCCCGGACAAGGCATTCCGTAAATCGGCCAACGTCGTCGGGGAAGTAATGGCGAACTACCACCCGCACGGTGACAGCGCCATTTACGAAACCATGGTCCGGATGGCCCAAGACTTCAACATGCGCTATCTCCTGGTCGAAGGTCAAGGAAACTTCGGTTCCGTGGACGGAGACCCGGCGGCAGCGATGCGTTATACCGAATCTCGCCTGTCCAAGCTGGCGCTTGAGCTTTTGCGTGATATTGATAAAGAAACGGTCAATTTCGCTCCCAACTACGATGGACGGAAAGAAGAGCCGGTCGTGTTGCCGTCCCGCTTTCCCAATCTGCTCGTCAACGGTTCTGCCGGGATTGCCGTGGGGATGGCGACCAATATCCCTCCCCATAACCTGACGGAAGTGATCGATGGTGTCGTCGCGATGATCGACAACCCGAATATCACCCTGCAGGAGATCATGAAGATCATCAAGGGACCTGACTTCCCGACCGCAGGAGAAATTCTGGGCTACAGCGGAATCCGCCGCGCCTATGAGACCGGCCGCGGCTCGATTGTCATGCGGGCCAAGACACTGATCGAAGAAGAAAAAGGAAAGCCGCGCATCATCGTCACCGAACTGCCTTACCAGGTAAACAAAGCCCGTCTCGTCGAGAAGATCGCCGAGCTCGTCCGGGAAAAGAAACTGGACGGCATCACCGATCTGCGCGACGAGTCCGACCGCAAAGGGATGCGGATCGTGATCGAGCTGCGCCGCGATGTGGTTCCCAAAGTCGTCTTGAACAATCTGTTCAAGCATACCCAGATGCAAAGCACGTTCGGGGTCAATATGCTGGCGCTGGTAGACAATCGTCCCCGTGTCCTGAATTTGCGGGATATGTTGTACTACTATCTCCAACATCAGCGGGAAATCATTCGCAGACGTACCGAATACGATCTGAAACAGGCGGAAGCACGCGCTCATATCTTAGAGGGGCTGCGCATTGCGCTTGATCACATCGACGAGATCATCAGCTTGATCCGCTCCTCGCAGACCACAGAGGAAGCGCGCGACGGCCTGATGACCCGGTACGGTCTAAGTTATGAGCAGGCACAGGCGATTCTCGACATGCGCCTGCAGCGCTTGACCGGTCTGGAACGGGAAAAAATCGAAAACGAGTACCAAGAGCTTATGGTAAAAATCGCGGAGCTGCGCGCAATTTTGGCCGATGAGGGCAAAATTTACGCGATCATCCGCGAAGAGCTCGAGGAAATCAAAGAAAGATTTGGCGACGATCGCCGCACGGTGATTACCTTTGACGAGGAGAGCATCGAGGATGCCGACCTCATACCGGAGGAAGACGTCGTGATTACGCTGACGCACGATGGCTACATCAAGCGTCTGCCGGTCGCCACCTATCGCTCCCAGAAGCGGGGCGGCCGCGGCATTCAGGGAATCGGCACCAAGGATGACGATTTCGTCGAACATCTCTATATCACGAACTCGCATGATCACATCATGTTCTTCACCAGCAAGGGCAAGGTGTATCGTCTGAAAGGCTACGAGATCCCGGATCTCAGCCGGACAGCCAAGGGGACGCCGATCATTAACCTGATCCAGATTGAAAAAGGGGAGCGGGTCAGTGCAGTTATCCCGGTAAAAGAGTTCAGTGAAGACAGATACCTGTTCTTTGCGACGAAAAAGGGGATTATTAAGAAGACGGAACTGGCCGCCTATGCCAACATTCGAAGAGGCGGACTGTTTGCGGTTAATCTGCGCGAGGACGATGAGTTGATCGCGGTACGTTTGACGGATGGCCACCAGGAGATCATCATGGGTACCCGCAACGGCATGTCTGTCCGGTTCAAAGAAAGCGATGTACGGACGATGGGGCGGAGCGCGACCGGGGTAAAAGGGATCTCGCTGGACGAAGATGATGATGTCATCGATATGGATGTCATTAAGCCGGGGGCAGAAGTCCTCATCGTGACGGCCAACGGCTACGGCAAACGTACGCCTGTCGAGGAGTACCGGCTGCAATCCCGCGGGGGCAAAGGCATCAAGACGCACAATGTGACGGAGCGCAGCGGACACGTCGTCGGATTGAAGGTCGTGGAGCCGGAGGAAGACCTGATGATTATCACGACCTCCGGAATTATTATCCGGACGGAGATGAAAGGCATCTCTGTCATGGGCCGCTACACGCAAGGGGTCAAGCTGATCCGCCTGGCGGAAAATGAACAAGTGGGTTCGGTAGCCAAGGTTCCGCCAAGTGACGAGGATGATCATCAAGAGGAAGGCCCGGACGATTCCGAGTCATCGGAGCACCCGGATACGGAAGCAAAGGTCCCGGGAGCGGATGCGGATGAAAACACCGCTCCGGCAGATGAAGGGAACGAACCAGAAGAGGAAAACGAATAA
- a CDS encoding HD-GYP domain-containing protein yields the protein MPIIEVKRTIGGATLAEDVHTMLGGLLFPKGTTLYERELEFLEAFMIERIVVCEPDAPHGAGLDDPARNEPVPGKVVPIVSDGRSKPQFLTSFEKAVSTFKNLVIRVQGGQNIPVMEVRELMTPLIQQVQDKPELLLSLHRISRVESYAYEHSIAVGLLSYMIGRWIKVPEKEWMQIALAGTLLDIGKTRIDRRILQKPGKLTTEEFEEIKKHPLYGYQLIKASPGLSEGVALAALQHHEREDGSGYPLGLTRPKLHLYSKITAVADVFHAMCSNRVYQKAKSTYVVAEQLLEDSFGKLDPQIVHTFVNRITRFAAGTVVELSDGSIGKVIFTDNNHPTRPMIELNGRILNLVENRTLSIVKILE from the coding sequence TTGCCCATCATAGAGGTAAAAAGAACGATTGGCGGAGCGACGTTGGCGGAAGACGTTCATACGATGTTGGGAGGCTTGCTCTTTCCCAAAGGGACGACTCTGTACGAAAGAGAGTTGGAGTTTCTGGAAGCTTTCATGATTGAGCGGATTGTCGTATGCGAACCGGATGCTCCACATGGAGCAGGTTTGGACGACCCTGCTCGAAATGAGCCTGTCCCCGGCAAGGTGGTTCCGATCGTTTCGGACGGCCGATCGAAACCACAGTTCCTCACATCATTTGAAAAAGCGGTCTCCACGTTTAAAAATCTGGTCATTCGCGTACAGGGCGGTCAGAATATTCCCGTTATGGAAGTGCGGGAACTCATGACACCGTTAATCCAGCAGGTACAGGACAAGCCCGAGCTTTTGTTGTCCCTGCACCGGATCTCCCGGGTGGAAAGCTATGCCTATGAACACTCCATTGCGGTTGGGCTGCTCTCGTATATGATTGGCAGATGGATCAAGGTGCCGGAAAAAGAATGGATGCAGATAGCGCTGGCAGGCACTTTGCTTGACATCGGCAAAACCAGGATTGACAGACGAATTTTGCAAAAACCAGGCAAGCTGACCACGGAAGAATTCGAAGAAATCAAAAAGCATCCGCTCTACGGCTATCAATTGATCAAAGCCTCACCGGGCCTGAGCGAAGGGGTAGCCTTGGCTGCTCTGCAGCATCACGAGCGAGAAGATGGCTCCGGATATCCTCTCGGGTTGACCCGCCCCAAATTACACTTATATAGTAAAATTACAGCGGTGGCGGATGTGTTTCATGCGATGTGTTCCAATCGTGTCTACCAGAAGGCAAAATCGACGTATGTGGTGGCGGAACAGCTATTGGAAGACAGTTTTGGAAAGCTGGATCCGCAGATCGTTCATACCTTTGTAAATCGAATTACTCGATTCGCTGCCGGTACAGTCGTGGAGTTAAGCGACGGTTCCATTGGAAAGGTGATTTTCACCGACAACAATCACCCGACACGTCCGATGATTGAGCTGAATGGCCGCATTCTTAACCTCGTTGAAAATCGGACATTATCCATTGTAAAGATTTTGGAGTAG